From the genome of Spinacia oleracea cultivar Varoflay chromosome 2, BTI_SOV_V1, whole genome shotgun sequence, one region includes:
- the LOC130467390 gene encoding uncharacterized protein — protein sequence MKCPAENRDPKMYCQFHEDIGYDTKDCRSLKRALGGLASKGNLKNYLQRNTHGAGKSYYKKNKSPVSAGEGNHTEGGFVAVISGGPASGGPTMRGQKDYARRLGHVMISGKSPMDPFPMIEIRESDGGRLATPHDDPLVIEIKISNMSNMRVKLKTLQRNAVTNNKTSSGIRVKGIKNKNTMQGDTGKILWKTKSIKSTM from the exons ATGAAATGTCCTGCTGAGAATCGAGATCCCAAGATGTActgccagttccatgaagatataGGTTATGATACCAAAGATTGTAGGAGTCTGAAAAGAGCCCTGGGCGGACTGGCTTCCAAAGGGAACTTAAAAAACTATCTTCAAAGGAACACTCACGGCGCAGGAAAAAGCTATTACAAGAAGAACAAGTCGCCCGTTTCAGCTGGAGAGGGAAATCACACTGAAGGGGGATTCGTAGCTGTCATATCAGGAGGCCCTGCCTctggaggacccaccatgagggGACAAAAAGACTATGCCCGTCGATTAGGACATGTAATGATATCGGGGAAGTCACCAATGGACCCATTCCCCATGATAGAAATACGTGAGTCTGATGGAGGACGCTTAGCCACCCCACATGATGATCCTCTAGTCATCGAAATCAAGATCTCCAACATGTCCAACATGAGAGTAAAGC TCAAAACCCTTCAAAGAAACGCAGTCACAAATAACAAAACTTCTTCGGGAATAAGAGTGAAGggaatcaaaaacaaaaacacaatgCAGGGAGATACTGGGAAAATACTCTGGAAAACAAAGAGCATAAAGAGCACAATGTAG